Genomic segment of Streptomyces sp. NA02950:
GATGGCACGCTGCATCGCCTTGCGGGCGCGTGCGATGTCCCGGGCGTCGTGGTAGGCCACCGCGAGCCGGAACCAGGAGCGCCAGTCGTCCGGGGACTCCTCGGTCTCGGCCCGCCGCTTGGCGAACACCGCGTCCGCGGAGTCCCGGTCGATCCGCCCGCCGGGGGTGCGCTCCAGTTCGTCCACCGGAAGGCCGCCCTCGGCCTCCAGCTCGCGCGCCAGCCGGTTGGCGTTCCGCGCGAACTGCGTGGTCTGCCACAGGAACCAGCCGCCGATGAACGGCAGCACCAGCACGGCCAGACCGAAGGCGATGGTGACCGGGGTGCCCTCCCGGATCAGCAGCACCCCGCGGCTGCCGACCAGGACGAAATACACGACCAGGACGGCCGCGAGAACGAAATACGTGATCTTTGCGCGCACCGGTGGCCCTCAGTCCAGATCGAGGAAGTGTTCCAGGCCGAACGTCAGGCCGGGGGTGGTCACCACGCGCCGCGCGCCGAGCAGGATGCCCGGCATGAAGCTGCTGTGGTGGGTGGAGTCATGGCGGACGGTGAGCGTCTCGCCCTCGCCGCCGAGCAGGACCTCCTGATGGGCGAGGAGTCCGCGCAGCCGCACCGAGTGCACCGGGACGCCGTCCACGTCGGCGCCCCGCGCCCCGTCGAGACCGGTGGCCGTGGCGTCCGGCGCGGGCGCGCAGCCCGCCTCCCGGCGCGCCTCGGCGATCAGCTGGGCGGTGCGAGCGGCGGTGCCGGAGGGGGCGTCCACCTTGTTGGGGTGGTGCAGCTCGATGACCTCGACCGACTCGAAGAACCGGGCGGCCTGGCGGGCGAACCGCATGGTGAGCACCGCGCCGATGGAGAAGTTCGGCGCGATGAGCACCCCGGTGCGGGGCGAGGCGTCGAGCCAGCCGCGCAGCCGCGCGAGGCGTTCGTCGGTCCAGCCGGTGGTGCCGACGACGCCGTGGATGCCGTGCCGGACGCAGAACTCGAGGTTGTCCATGACCGAGCCGGGCTCGGTCAGCTCCACCGCGACCTCGGCGCCCGCGTCGACCAGGGTCTGGATCGAGTCCCCGCGGCCGAGCGCGGCGACCAGCTCCATGTCCTCGGCGGCCTCGACGGCCCGTACGGCCTCGGAGCCGATCCGTCCCTTGGCACCGAGGACGGCCACGCGCAGCTTGCTCATCGTTTCTCTTCCTTCGGTTCCGGTGCGGCTAGGCGACGGCGTCGTCGAGGCGGGCCGCCTGCTTGTCCTTCAGCGGGCCGATGACGGACAGCGAAGGACGCCGTCCCAGTACATCGCGCGCCACTTCGCGCACCTCGTCGGGGGTGACGGCGGCCATCCGCGCGAGCATGTCGTCCACCGACATCTGCTCGCCCCAGCACAGCTCGCTCTTGCCGATGCGGTTCATCAGCGCACCGGTGTCCTCCAGACCCAGCACCGTGGAGCCGGAGAGCTGGCCGACCGCGCGCCGCAGCTCGTCGTCGGTGAGGCCGTGCTGGGCGACGTGGTCCAGCTCGTCGCGGCAGATCTTCAGCACGTCGTGCACCTGGCTGGGGCGGCAGCCCGCGTAGACACCGAACAGACCGCAGTCGGCGAAGCCCGAGGTGTAGGAGTAGACGCTGTAGGCGAGTCCGCGCTTCTCCCGGACCTCCTGGAAGAGCCGGGAGCTCATACCGCCGCCGAGCGCCGCGTTGAGCACGCCGAGCGCCCAGCGCCGGTCGTCGGTGCGCGGGATGCCGGGCATGCCGAGGACGATGTGGGCCTGCTCGGTCTTGCGGTTCAGCAGCTCCACCCGGCCCGCGGTGCGGATCGTGCGGGCGCCGCCGCGCGGGGGAACCGGGACCCCGTCGGTCCGGGAGAGGGCGCCGGCCTTCTCGAAGGCCCGGCGCACCTGGCGGACGACCGTGGCGTGGTCCACGTTGCCCGCGGCGGCGACGACCAGATGGGTCGGGTCGTAGTGCTTCTTGTAGAAGCGGGCGATCTGGTCGCGGCCAAGGCCGTTGACGGTGTCGACGGTGCCCAGGACCGGGCGGCCGAGGGGGGTGTCACCGAGCATGGTGTGCGCGAACAGGTCGTGCACACAGTCGCCCGGGTCGTCCTCGGTCATCGCGATCTCTTCGAGGACCACTCCGCGCTCGGCGTCCACGTCCACCGCGTCGATCACCGAGCCGGTCAGCATGTCGCAGACGACGTCGATGGCCAGCGGCAGATCGGTGTCGAGCACCCGCGCGTAGTAGCAGGTGTACTCCTTGGCGGTGAAGGCGTTCATCTCGCCGCCGACCGCGTCGATGGCGGAGGAGATGTCCAGGGCGCTGCGCCGCCGGGTGCCCTTGAAGAGCAGATGTTCCAGGTAGTGGGTGGCGCCGTTGAGGGTGGGGGTCTCGTCGCGCGAGCCGACGTGCGCCCAGATGCCGAAGGTGGCCGAGCGGACGGACGGGAGGGTCTCGGTGACGATGCGCAGGCCCCCGGGGAGGGTCGTCCTGCGGACCGTCCCGATGCCGTTCTCGCCTTCGAGAAGCGTTTGGGTACGGGCGACGGCCCGCCCCTCCGAAGAGGGGCGGGCCGTCGTACCGTGAGCGTGGGACGTCACTTGGCGCCCGCGCCGGAGCCGCTGTCGGACCCGGCGTCCACCGCCTCGTCCTTGTCGTCCTCGCCCTCGATGACCGGGTGCAGCGAGAGCTTGCCCCGCTGGTCGATCTCGGCGATCTCGACCTGGACCTTGGAACCGACCGCGAGCACGTCCTCGACGTTCTCCACGCGCTTGCCGCCGGCCAGCTTGCGGATCTGCGAGATGTGCAGCAGGCCGTCCTTGCCCGGGAGCAGGGAGACGAAGGCACCGAAGGTGGTGGTCTTCACGACCGTGCCCAGGTAGCGCTCGCCGACCTCGGGCATCGTCGGGTTGGCGATGCCGTTGATGGTCGCGCGGGCGGCCTCGGCGGCCGGGCCGTCGGCGGCACCGATGTAGATGGTGCCGTCGTCCTCGATGGTGATCTCGGCTCCGGTGTCCTCCTGGATCTGGTTGATCATCTTGCCCTTGGGGCCGATGACCTCACCGATCTTGTCCACCGGGATCTTCACGGTGATGATCCGCGGGGCGTTGGGGGACATCTCGTCCGGCGTGTCGATGGCCTCCATCATCACATCGAGGATGTGCAGCCGGGCGTCGCGGGCCTGCTTGAGGGCCGCGGCCAGGACCGAGGCCGGGATGCCGTCCAGCTTGGTGTCGAGCTGGAGCGCGGTGACGAACTGCTTGGTACCGGCGACCTTGAAGTCCATGTCACCGAACGCGTCCTCCGCACCGAGGATGTCGGTGAGGGTGACGTAGTGGGTCTCGCCGTCGATCTCCTGGGAGATCAGGCCCATGGCGATGCCCGCGACCGGGGCCTTCAGCGGCACACCGGCGTTCAGCAGCGACATGGTGGAGGCACAGACCGAACCCATGGAGGTCGAGCCGTTGGAGCCGAGCGCCTCGGAGACCTGGCGGATGGCGTACGGGAACTCCTCGCGCGTCGGCAGCACCGGCAGCAGCGCCCGCTCGGCCAGCGCGCCGTGGCCGATCTCGCGGCGCTTGGGGGAGCCGACGCGGCCGGTCTCACCGGTGGAGTACGGCGGGAAGTTGTAGTTGTGCATGTAGCGACGGCGCGTCTCGGGCGAGAGCGTGTCGAGCTGCTGCTCCATGCGGAGCATGTTCAGCGTGGTGACGCCCAGGATCTGGGTCTCGCCCCGCTCGAACAGCGCCGAGCCGTGCACCCGCGGGATCGCCTCGACCTCGGCGGCGAGCGTACGGATGTCCGTGACGCCACGGCCGTCGATGCGCTTCTTCTCCTTGATGACGCGCTCGCGCACCAGGGACTTGGTCAGCGAGCGGTACGCGGCGGAGATCTCCTTCTCGCGTCCCTCGAACTGCGGCAGCAGCTTCTCGGCGGCCAGACCCTTGACGCGGTCCAGCTCGGCCTCGCGCTCCTGCTTGCCCGCGATGGTCAGCGCCTGGGCCAGCTCGTCGCGGACGGCGGTGGTGAGGGCCTCCAGGACGTCGTCCTGGAAGTCGAGGAAGATCGGGAACTCGCCGGTGGGCTTGGCGGCCTTGGCGGCGAGGTCCGACTGTGCCTTGCACAGGACCTTGATGAAGGGCTTGGCGGCCTCGAGGCCGGCCGCGACGATCTCCTCGGTCGGCGCCTCGGCGCCGTCCTTGACCAGCTGGATGGTCTTCTGGGTGGCCTCGGCCTCGACCATCATGATCGCGACATCGCCGTCCTCCAGGACGCGGCCGGCGACGACCATGTCGAAGACGGCGTCCTCGAGCTCGCTGTGGGTCGGGAAGGCGACCCACTGACCCTTGATCAGGGCGACGCGGGTGCCACCGATCGGGCCCGAGAAGGGAAGGCCGGCGAGCTGGGTGGAGCAGGAGGCGGCGTTGATCGCGACCACGTCGTAGAGGTGGTCGGGGTTGAGCGCCATGATCGTCTCGACGACCTGGATCTCGTTGCGCAGGCCCTTCTTGAAGGACGGGCGCAGCGGGCGGTCGATCAGGCGACAGGTGAGGATCGCGTCCTCGGACGGGCGGCCCTCACGGCGGAAGAACGAGCCGGGGATGCGCCCCGCGGCGTACATCCGCTCCTCGACATCGACCGTCAGCGGGAAGAAGTCGAGCTGGTCCTTGGGGTTCTTCGATGCGGTGGTGGCCGACAGCACCATGGTGTCGTCGTCCAGGTAGGCCACGGCGGAGCCGGCGGCCTGACGGGCCAGGCGGCCCGTCTCGAAACGGATGGTGCGGGTGCCGAAGGAACCGTTGTCGATGACGGCTTCGGCGTAGTGGGTCTCGTTCTCCACCAGGGAATTCTCCTCTTCTGCGTCCCTCGTCCGTGTGACGGTGGACGGTGGTGGAGCAGCGCCCCGAGCCTGTTGTCCGGCGGCCGGGCCGGTCTTCGATCGAAGCCACCGGAATTGCCAGTTCCGGGAGCCACTACCGAGGACCGGCTCCTGTGGCGCCGGTGCGGCGGAAATGAGGCGCTCCTCCTCGTTCGTTATGGCGTTGTTGGGACCAGACTACAAAGCATCGGCCATCATCACGATGGCTGTGCTGTCTGGCGCGCACGGTGCGTAGCGGACAAAATACGCCGCGCACCGGGGGTATCGGGCCGCCATGGGCGGCACGTACGGCAACACGTACGGCAAAGGGAGCGGCCCCCAGTCCCGGGAACCGCTCCCTCCACGGCGTCTTACTTGGCGCCCGCCGCGCCGCGGCGGATACCGAGGCGCTCCACCAGCGCACGGAAGCGCGTGATGTCCTTCTTCGCCAGGTACTGCAGCAGACGGCGGCGCTGGCCGACCAGCAGCAGCAGACCACGGCGGGAGTGGTGGTCGTGCTTGTGGGTCTTGAGGTGCTCGGTCAGGTCGGAGATGCGGCGCGAAAGCAGCGCGACCTGGACCTCGGGGGAACCGGTGTCGCCCTCCTTGGTGGCGAACTCGGCCATGATCTGCTTCTTCGTAGCGGCGTCGAGCGACACGCGGTACTCCTTGAGTTTGTCTTTCAGCCGCCGAGTGCCCCTGGTCGGTGTCTCAGGGGAGCTTCCGTGACTCGGGAGGCGAGGTCCGCTGGGCGCTGTCCCCAGATCCTCGGGGAGGTTCCGGGGGCGCGTACACAAACGGCCGTCACACAGCGTACCAGCGTCCCCGGTCCGGGCCCGCGCGGGTCCGGCCCGGACACCTGTGCTGGTGCGGACCCCGGCCGGGTGGCGGTCCCCTCCGGGGACGGCTGAGCGCTCCGTGGGACGTGCCACGAGGTGCGCTCGTGCGTCTGCGGACGCGTCGTGGCCGGTCGCGCAGTTCCCCGCGCCCCTTCGGGGCGCACCCGAACGGCACCGGACTTCAGCGAGGCCGCTCAGAGGACCGGCATGGCGGTGAGCTGCCCGGCCTGGAGGAGGAACACCCGGTTGTCGACTCCCGCCAGCCTCCAGGCTCCATCACTGCCCTGACTGTACGGCCAGGCGATCCTCCCCTCACGGGAGTCGGCCGCGACGACTCCCCTGCGACCGGTGGAGTCCACGACCGCCCACACACTGCGGCCCTCGGCCACCGGGGGACCGAGCGGATGCGCCTCGGCGCCGACGGTCACCGTCCACTCCGCGGCCCCGGTGTCCGCACGGCGGGCATGCAGATCGGTGCCGTCCACGGCGTACACGATGTGGTCGCGCAGCGCCGGAGCGCCCCAGCCGAGATCGCCCGTACCGGGGTGCGCCCACTTCCGTTCACCGGTCGCGAGCGTGAGCGCGGTGAGGGCCTTCCCTCCCAGGTAGACGGTGTCGCCATCGACAAGCGGGGCCACGGCGGTGGATCCGTGTTTCCTGGGACCCCATGCCGTCTTCCCGCTCCGGGTGTCGAGGGCGACGGCCCGGCCGTCGGAGCCGTGGACCAGCAGGCGCCCCCTGGCCGCGACCCCCGCCGCGCGTGCGCCGCTCAGCTTCACCGGCGAGGGGGCCCGTCCACAACGTGGAGCGCGACGACAGCGAGACGGCCCGCAGCCGTCCGGTGCGTGTGGCCAGGTAGACGGCTGTGTCGTCCACCGCCAGCGGGGTCGCCGCGTCCGCTCGGCTCGCGGCCCAGCGCTCTTTCCCGTCCGCGGCACCCAGCGCACGCACCGCGCCCCGGCTCTCGGCGATGAGCACGGTGTCGTCGGAGAGGACGAGCGGCCGTCCGGTCAGCCCGGCCACGGTGGAGGTCCAGCGCTGGGCACCGTCGCGAACGCCGTAGGCACGCAGCCGTCGCCCCGTGGCCGCGACGACGACGAGGTCGTGTACGGGGAGCGGGGTGATCTCGTCGCCGGGGTCCGAGACGCCCGTGTCCATCGGGCCCCACAGCGGCGTCGGCGCGTTCCCCTCCTCGTAGTGCGCGAGCGGCTTCGCCGCCCAGGGCCGTGTCTCCGCGTGGGAGTCGTCATCCCTCAGCAGCCACCACGCACCGGCTCCGCCCCCGGCCACGAGCACCGCTCCGCCCGCCGCCAGCCCGCCGATCAGCCGTCGCCGAGAGGGGCCTGACACCTCGTCGCCCGGCAGGGTGGCCAGGCGTCTCGCGTCCGCCTCACGGCGCGCGATGTCCTCGGCCAGCGGCCCGGTGCGCCACGCCCGGTCCGCTCCACGGGGCGGCGTCAGTCCCCGGGCGACGGCGTCGAGGGCCGGCCGCCGTCCGGGCTCCTTGTCGAGGCAGGGCCGCACCCAAGCTCGTATCGCTTGCGGTACCGCGTCCAGATCCGGCTCACCGTGCACCACCTGGTACTGCACCGCCGCCACATGCCCGCCCGCGTAGACCGGCCGCCCTCCCGCGGCGTAGGCGAGGACCACGCCCAGCGAGAACACGTCTCCCGCGGGGCCCGTCCGCCGGCCGAGGACCTGCTCGGGCGCGGCGTACCCCGGGGTGGCGAGCGACTGTCCGGTGGTGGTCAGCGTCAGCCCGTGCTCGGGCCGGGCGATACCGAAGTCGATGATCCGGGGGCCACGGGACGTCAGCACGATGTTGGACGGCTTGAGGTCGCGATGCACGAGCCCGGCGCCGTGGACGTCCATGAGCGTGCGCACCAGCACGGCTCCCACGGCTCGCAGGGTCGGCTCGTCCAGTGGGCCGTACCGGTCGACGGCCTGGTCCCGCCAGATGAGGGGTGCGTAGGCGGGGGCCGCTCCCGTGACGTCGTGCCGCCAACGAGGCTGGGGCGGCGCTCCTTCGAGACGGCGGTGGGAGCGGTGGGCGGCGGCGAGGCGCTCGGCAGGGGTCGGGGGAGGTGGGTCGTCGGGCGCCGTCGCGGTCCAGGTGACACCTGCGCCCACCGCGACCCCCGCGGTGCCGCCGACGGCGCCGACGAGAAGTCCGCGCCGCGACGGCCCGATGGACGGTGACAGCTCCTCGTCGTCCCGACGCGACGCGCGCCCGTCGGCCGGTTCCGGCGAGGGCTCCGGCGCGCTTTCGACCTCCGCGTCCAGCACCGCCGAGGACTGTTCCGACAGCGCGGCGATCACCCGCCCCGGCAGCCAGCCCGGCCCCAGCAGTGCCGCGGCCGGGCTTACCCCGCCGCTGTCCCGTACGGTGGCGCTCCAGCCCGAGGGAGGCATGCCGCCCGCGGCCGCCGCCGCGGGTACGCCGATGTCCGCCGTATCCGGCCCCGAAGGCAGAGGCGGTGTGTTCACCGGCGGCGGGAGACGCCCACGGCGGGCCAGTTCCTCCAGCAGTGCCTGAGCCGTCGGCCGGTCCGCCGGGTCAGGAGCGAGACAGGTGCCAAGAGTGCCCCGCAGTTCTCCCGGCAGCGTGCCGACGTCGGGCCCCAGCCGCCCTGTCACGGCGTACGCCAGGACAGCGCCCAGCGGGAAGACATCGCCCAGGGGGCGCGGCCGCCCGCCCGCACGCTGCTCCGGCGGCAATACGGCGAGGGCCACCCCCGGCAGGTCCGCCCGAGTCTCGCCATCCGGCCCCCGCTGCTCGCACGGCGCCGAATCCGGCAAGACGCGGCCCGTCCCCCGCCACGAACACCGTGTCCGGCGCGATTCCCGCGTGGGGTGTGCCCGCGGCATGGATCCCGGCCAGCGTCTCGGCCAGGGCAGCACCCAGTGCGCGCACGGTGGCGGCCGGCAACGGACCGCCATGTGCCTCCAGTGCGGCGGGCAGCGGCAGCATGGGCAGGTAAGGGGAGGCACTCCACGGTGGCTCGGCGGGGTCGCCCGCGAGTTCCACGACCGGAGCGAGCCAGCCGGACGGTCGGCTGCCGGCCAGCTGACGGGCCTTTTCCGCCTCCGCCAGGAAGCGGCCGCGACAGGCCGGATCGCCCGCGGACTCCGACAGCGGTGTGGTGAGCACGACCGTCCTGACGCCGCCCGCGCTGCGCGCGACGAACTGCCGGGCCGTCACGGTGACCTCGCCCGTCGCTTGGGTCAGCCTCGCAATGAGGTGGTAGGGGCCGAGTCGCCGCGGATCGTCCGTGGTCAGCGGTTCCACAGGGGCTCCCTGCCTCGCCCGGGCAGGCCGAGTCCCGCGTCAGCCACTGGTCATGCTCCGCGCAGAGGAGTACACGTCCAGCACCGCGAGGCACAGCGGCACCAGGGAGAGCAGGAAGGCGCTCTCGGCCAGATCCGACAGACGGCCCCAGAAGGGGGAGACACCCACCCTCGGGACGATCAGGGCGATGGCGACGAGCAGGGCGACTCCCGCCGTCACCGCCGCGGCCAGCCAGATCGTCCGTACGTCGAGCGGACCGCGGTCGTTCTCGGTGAGCAGCTTGAGGACCGCGTCGGCGGGCGGGTTCAGGGACAGCCCGAGCACCAGCAGACCGAGGGAGACCAGACCCGCGCCCAGGACCGAGGCGACCTGCGCGGTGTAGCGGAAGAGCCGGGCGCGCAGCAGCATCGCCAGCGCCCCGGCGAGCGCCAGCAGCTGGCCCCACATGCTGTCGGAGAATCCGAGGACGGCCGAGGAGCCCACGACGACGGCGGAGCAGCCGCCGACGAGGCCGAGCAGCATCTCGTGGCCCCGACGGGCCTGGGTGGCCACCCGCTCGGCGTCCAGCGGCTCGGCGGCGGGCGGGGTGGTGGGGTCCAGGGCCTCGTCGGCCGCCGCGTGGGGCGGGGCGTAGCCGATGGGCAGACGGGCGACGCGCGCCGACAGACCGGGCAGGAAGGCGATGGCGCCGATCGCCACGACGGAGCAGACGGCGGCGGTCTCGGTGGGACCGGTCTCGGTCAGGATGGCGCAGAAGGTGGCCAGGGTGCCGACGCTGGAGGCGAAGACGGCCGCGACGAACGGGGCGTCACCGCGCGGCATGGCGGCCACCAGGGCGACGGAGGCGATGAGCACGGTGGCACAGCCGAGCAGGAACTGAAGACGGCCGACGCCCTCGCCCTTGTCCAGGGCCAGGATGCCGGAGCCCGCGATCATCAGATGCGGAAGGGCGCCGAGACCGAGCGCCACGGCGGAGGCGCGGTCGTCGTACACCCGCGCCCGCACGCCCGCGAGAGCGGTCAGCAAAAGGCCCACCGAGCCCGCGATGATGCCCGGCAGCCCGTGCATGTCGTGCCGGAGCGGGTCGGCGAACCAGAACACGAAGCCCATGAGGACCAGGAGGAAGGAACCGCCGCACAGGCCGGCCGCGCGCAGGAAACCGTCCCGCCACAGGGTGCGGTCACGGGTGACGGCGGACGCGATGGCGTCGGAGACATCGTCGTAGACGGCGGGCGGCAGGGACTCGGCGAACGGCCGCAGGGACAGCAGCTCGCCGTCCAGCACCTGTTGGGCCACGAGCGACCGCGAACCCTCGAGCACCGTGCCGTTGCGCCGCACCAGGTGGTACCCGGTGGGCGCGCCCGCGGGCTGGGTCTGGCCGGTCAGCCGGAGGATCTCGGGGTAGACGTCGGCGACGGGGACGTCCTCGGGGAGCGCGACGTCGATGCGGCTGTCGGGCGCGACAACAGTGACTCTGCAGAAACCGGTCGTAGCGGACGTACTCACTTTCGGGGCCCCCTCGTTCGGTCTTCTGCCTCGCTCGATGATGCGCGCGGCGGCCACCCTACCCGGGTCATCATGCTGATACGTCGATAGGATCGCCTCTCGCGGAGGGAGGCCGTCGCCACGGGGGTGCCGGACGAGAACTGTCCCTGCCGTGTGGAGGGATGAGGGATCCGGTGAGCCAGGTCGTCGTCAAGCGCCAGCCACGGGCTCTGCCGCCCGAGGTGCCGACCGAGGAACTCCGTCTCGAACCGCCCCCGGAACTGCCCCGCGGGCAACAAGAAGGCATCCTGATGCAGCTGTTGCCGACCCTCGGTATGGGCTCGTCGATGGTCTACTTCTTCATGCCCGGGGCCGCGCCGATGATGAAGATCATGGGCGTGATGATGATGTTCTCCACGCTCGGCATGACCGTGGCGATGATCATGCGGTACCGGCGGGGTTCACAGGGCCAGATGGCCGACACCCGGCGCGATTACCTCAAATACCTGGCGCAGACGCGCCGGACCGTGCGGAAGACGGCCCGGTTGCAGCGCAGCGCGCAGTACTACCTGCACCCCTCCCCCGACCAGCTGTGGTCGGTGGTGGCCGAGGGCAGCCGGGTGTGGGAACGGCGGCTGAGCGACGACGACTTCGGCCAGGTGCGGATCGGGCTGGGCGCACAGCAGCTCGCCACCCCCCTGATCGCCCCCGACACGGCCACCATCGAGGACCTCGAACCGCTGACGGCGGGCGCGATGCAGCAGTTCCTGGCGACCCAGGGCTCGCTGGACGGCATGCCGATGGCGGTGTCGATGCGCGCCTTCTACCACCTCACCGTCTCCGGGGTGCCGGAGCATGTGCACGGGGCGGCCCGGGCGCTGGTCGCCCAGCTGGCCACGCTCCACTCGCCGGAGGACCTGGTCATCGCGGTGGTCGCCGCGCGCGGATCGGCGGAGCAGTGGGAGTGGACCAAGTGGCTGCCCCATGTGCAGATCGCGGGCGCGGTCGACGGAGCGGGCTCCCGGCGGCTGTTCGGCGATTCCCTGGCCGAGCTGGAGGAGCTGCTCAAGCCGCGCATCGAGGGCCGTACCCGGTTCAGCCGGGACACCCCGCCCGCTCTGGACCATCCGCATGTGGTGGTCGTCCTCGACGGCGGCATCGTGCCGCCGGACTCGGCGTTCGCGGCGGCCGAGGGCCTTCAGGGCGTGACCGTCATCGAGGTGGTGCCGGGCGAGCTGGAGGAGCCGCGCGGCGGTCTGTCGATCGTGGTCCAGCCGGGCAAACTGCAACTGCTCTCACAGGTCGCGGAGTACGAGGGGGTCCCGGACACCCTGTCCCGCGAGGCCGCCGAGGCACTGGCGCGGCAGCTCGCCCCGCTGCGCATGGGGGTCGGCGACGACGACGAACCGCTGCTCGCCAACCTCGACTTCACCGATCTGCTGGGCCTGGGCGACGCCGGTTCGGTCGATGTGTCGCGGACCTGGCGGCCGCGGTCGCTGGCCGAGCGGCTGCGGGTGCCGATCGGCATCGCCGAGGACGGTTCGCCGGTCATGCTGGACCTGAAGGAAGCGGCCCAGGAGGGCATGGGCCCGCACGGTCTGTGCGTCGGTGCGACGGGTTCGGGCAAGTCCGAGCTGATGCGGACCCTGGTGCTGGGTCTGGCGGTCACCCACTCTTCGGAGACCCTGAACTTCGTCCTGGCGGACTTCAAGGGTGGCGCCACCTTCGCCGGGATGTCCGAACTGCCGCATGTGGCCGCGGTCATCACCAACCTGGCCGACGACCTGACGCTGGTCGACCGTATGCGCGACTCGATCACCGGTGAGCTCCAGCGCCGCCAGGAACTGCTGCGCGCGGCGGGCAACTACGCCAATGTGCACGACTACGAGAAGGCGAGGGCGGCCGGTGCCCCGCTGGAGCCGGTGGCCTCGCTCGTCCTGGTGATCGACGAGTTCAGCGAACTGCTGACGGCCAAGCCGGACTTCATCGACATGTTCATCCAGATCGGCCGGATCGGCCGTTCGCTGGCCGTGCATCTGCTGCTGGCCTCGCAGCGGCTCGAGGAGGGGCGGCTGCGCGGCCTGGAGACCTATCT
This window contains:
- the eccD gene encoding type VII secretion integral membrane protein EccD; amino-acid sequence: MSTSATTGFCRVTVVAPDSRIDVALPEDVPVADVYPEILRLTGQTQPAGAPTGYHLVRRNGTVLEGSRSLVAQQVLDGELLSLRPFAESLPPAVYDDVSDAIASAVTRDRTLWRDGFLRAAGLCGGSFLLVLMGFVFWFADPLRHDMHGLPGIIAGSVGLLLTALAGVRARVYDDRASAVALGLGALPHLMIAGSGILALDKGEGVGRLQFLLGCATVLIASVALVAAMPRGDAPFVAAVFASSVGTLATFCAILTETGPTETAAVCSVVAIGAIAFLPGLSARVARLPIGYAPPHAAADEALDPTTPPAAEPLDAERVATQARRGHEMLLGLVGGCSAVVVGSSAVLGFSDSMWGQLLALAGALAMLLRARLFRYTAQVASVLGAGLVSLGLLVLGLSLNPPADAVLKLLTENDRGPLDVRTIWLAAAVTAGVALLVAIALIVPRVGVSPFWGRLSDLAESAFLLSLVPLCLAVLDVYSSARSMTSG